One window of the Acidaminococcales bacterium genome contains the following:
- a CDS encoding IS1595 family transposase: protein MTLLEFMERFGTEDACREYIYQKRWPDGFVCPKCGHTKHFNIKSRNKYQCKACAHQTTATAGTIMDKTRTPLTKWFVAMYLVAEGKRGFSAMALKKKIGVSYLTAWTMLKKIRAAMADRDSKCTLDGVVEMDEGFFGGSAEGGKRGRGTEKTAVLVSLSLTEWGKPKPARMEVLEAVDGRAIKAFAKDRVKPGSEIRTDGLNICGCLAKEGLPIRRSRTTPKISLSIFIRLPAQPKM from the coding sequence ATGACATTGCTTGAATTTATGGAACGGTTCGGCACGGAAGATGCCTGCCGCGAGTACATTTACCAAAAACGATGGCCTGACGGTTTTGTCTGCCCCAAATGCGGCCACACTAAGCATTTCAACATAAAAAGCCGCAACAAATATCAATGCAAGGCCTGTGCACACCAAACGACGGCAACGGCCGGCACGATCATGGACAAAACGCGAACCCCGCTGACCAAGTGGTTCGTCGCCATGTACCTCGTCGCCGAGGGCAAGCGAGGGTTTAGCGCCATGGCGCTGAAAAAGAAGATAGGCGTGTCGTACCTCACAGCTTGGACGATGTTGAAAAAAATACGCGCCGCCATGGCCGACAGGGACAGCAAATGCACACTTGACGGCGTCGTTGAGATGGACGAAGGTTTTTTCGGCGGCTCCGCTGAAGGCGGCAAGCGTGGCCGCGGCACCGAAAAGACCGCCGTGTTGGTATCCTTGTCCCTTACTGAATGGGGCAAGCCCAAGCCTGCGCGAATGGAAGTTCTCGAGGCCGTTGACGGCAGGGCAATCAAGGCTTTCGCCAAGGATCGCGTGAAACCCGGCTCCGAGATAAGAACGGACGGCTTGAACATTTGCGGTTGCCTTGCGAAAGAAGGCTTGCCCATACGGCGATCCCGCACGACCCCAAAAATAAGCCTGAGCATCTTCATTAGACTTCCTGCGCAACCAAAAATGTGA
- a CDS encoding PLP-dependent transferase has translation MVSRKIASSSALYGGTYNMFPYTLPKPGVKVVFAAGGPDDFSRAITPKTKALYNDRYEGRPESKDSGRPLPCLHARGVFNNSSASLNFLLHENSRHLFRF, from the coding sequence ATGGTTTCGCGCAAGATAGCAAGCTCCTCCGCGCTTTATGGCGGCACCTACAACATGTTCCCCTACACCTTGCCCAAACCCGGCGTCAAGGTCGTTTTCGCCGCAGGCGGCCCGGACGATTTTTCCCGGGCGATCACGCCAAAGACCAAGGCCCTGTACAATGACCGTTACGAAGGCCGCCCTGAATCGAAAGATTCAGGGCGGCCTTTACCATGCCTGCATGCGCGGGGCGTTTTTAATAATTCGAGCGCATCCTTAAACTTTCTACTTCATGAAAACTCTCGACACCTCTTTCGTTTCTAA
- a CDS encoding transposase encodes MAYDTKYRERAIAFKKAGHTFAELKDVFGITAATYCDRNKRQGSAI; translated from the coding sequence ATGGCATACGATACAAAATACAGGGAAAGAGCGATTGCATTCAAGAAAGCGGGACATACATTCGCCGAGTTGAAAGACGTCTTTGGGATTACGGCGGCGACCTATTGCGACCGAAACAAGCGGCAAGGATCGGCGATATAA
- a CDS encoding aminotransferase class I/II-fold pyridoxal phosphate-dependent enzyme translates to MPRNTHHAPFLTALGNYLEQGVYPFHTPGHKGGRGALPKLRSVLARALAADVSLMGELDDIHRPQGALLKAQRAAAALYGADRTFFSVNGTTGALQALILGSVLPGEKIVLPRDVHRSAIGALILSGARPVYVAPEFDTEFGIALPPPAAALAAAFAGAGAVKALLLTSPNYYGLAADTREAARIAHENGALLLVDEAHGAHLGFHERLPASALSLGADASAQSTHKLLGALTQSSLLHVKQGRLAIEPIAEAMSILTTTSPNQLLLASLDAACRQLAGAGRAMTEKAVKLADYMRAKLAETDGLRLLSPPQGGARFFDPTKITVNVAGLGLTGFAAADFLRKRKIAVELADGANILFLITYADKRAAVDAALRSLRELARRKKAPRGICGAPPLARKLVLTPREAFYGRRAHVPLSDAAGRVAAQDITFYPPGIPLVLPGELITKEIVEYARSQTAARRENADPHVSVVC, encoded by the coding sequence ATGCCGCGAAATACTCATCATGCGCCGTTTCTGACTGCTTTGGGAAATTATCTTGAGCAGGGCGTATACCCTTTTCATACTCCGGGGCACAAAGGCGGACGGGGCGCTTTGCCCAAGTTGCGGTCAGTTCTGGCGCGGGCGTTGGCGGCGGACGTTTCCCTGATGGGCGAACTCGACGACATACACCGGCCGCAGGGCGCGCTGCTCAAAGCGCAGCGCGCGGCGGCGGCGCTTTACGGCGCCGATCGCACTTTTTTTTCGGTAAACGGTACTACCGGCGCTTTGCAGGCATTGATTCTGGGCAGCGTGTTGCCGGGCGAGAAAATTGTGCTGCCGCGTGACGTCCATCGCTCGGCCATAGGCGCGCTGATCCTGTCGGGGGCGCGTCCCGTGTATGTCGCGCCGGAATTTGACACGGAATTTGGCATAGCTCTTCCGCCGCCGGCCGCCGCGCTTGCCGCCGCCTTTGCAGGCGCGGGAGCGGTTAAGGCGCTCCTGCTGACCAGTCCCAATTACTACGGGTTGGCCGCCGACACGCGGGAAGCGGCGCGGATTGCGCATGAAAACGGCGCGCTTCTCCTGGTGGATGAAGCGCACGGCGCGCACCTTGGCTTTCACGAGCGATTGCCGGCGTCTGCCTTGTCTTTAGGCGCCGATGCCTCCGCGCAAAGTACGCATAAGCTTTTGGGCGCTTTGACCCAATCTTCGCTTTTGCATGTAAAACAGGGCCGGTTGGCGATTGAACCGATTGCCGAGGCGATGAGCATCCTCACGACCACCAGCCCCAATCAGTTGCTGCTGGCCTCTTTGGACGCGGCTTGCCGCCAATTGGCGGGCGCCGGCCGGGCAATGACGGAAAAAGCTGTGAAGCTGGCCGATTATATGCGCGCGAAGCTGGCCGAAACGGACGGGCTGCGCTTGCTGTCCCCGCCGCAGGGGGGGGCGCGTTTCTTCGATCCTACGAAAATCACGGTAAATGTTGCGGGACTTGGCCTGACCGGTTTTGCGGCGGCTGATTTTTTGCGCAAAAGGAAAATTGCCGTGGAATTGGCCGACGGCGCCAACATCCTTTTTTTGATAACTTACGCCGATAAACGCGCGGCGGTGGATGCTGCCCTGCGGTCGCTCCGGGAACTGGCGCGGCGAAAAAAAGCGCCGCGCGGCATTTGCGGCGCGCCGCCGCTAGCGCGAAAGCTTGTGCTGACGCCGCGGGAGGCTTTTTATGGACGAAGGGCGCACGTGCCGCTATCCGATGCGGCCGGTCGCGTTGCGGCGCAGGACATAACCTTTTATCCGCCCGGAATACCGCTGGTCCTGCCGGGAGAGTTGATAACCAAAGAAATCGTTGAGTACGCGCGGTCACAAACCGCCGCGCGGCGGGAAAATGCCGACCCGCACGTTAGCGTGGTGTGTTAA
- the tmk gene encoding dTMP kinase: protein MAKDRPGGQGLFITFEGGDGTGKSTQIKLLLEYFRGAGQAAVVTREPGGTPVGESIRSLLLDPLSAMSYRTEALLYLADRAEHAERVVRPALAAGFHVICDRFSDSTYVYQGVARGLDADALWRINDWAAGGLTPDITFLLDAPPESLSGRRRERGEPDRMEEEGLAFQRTVRSGFLDLAKKDAGRILVIDALQSIDQIQAAIRAYIGNRAQGKE, encoded by the coding sequence ATGGCGAAAGACAGGCCGGGAGGCCAGGGTCTTTTTATTACCTTTGAAGGCGGCGACGGGACGGGCAAGAGCACGCAAATCAAACTTTTGCTTGAATATTTCAGGGGCGCGGGCCAGGCTGCCGTTGTTACTAGGGAACCCGGCGGCACGCCGGTGGGAGAGTCGATACGCAGTTTGTTGCTTGATCCTTTGTCGGCGATGTCATATAGGACGGAAGCTCTGCTTTACCTGGCGGACAGGGCCGAACACGCGGAACGCGTCGTCAGGCCGGCCTTGGCCGCCGGTTTCCATGTCATTTGCGATCGTTTCAGCGATTCCACTTACGTTTATCAAGGTGTGGCGCGCGGGCTTGACGCGGACGCGCTTTGGCGGATCAACGATTGGGCGGCGGGCGGCTTGACGCCTGACATTACCTTTTTGCTGGACGCGCCGCCGGAATCTTTGTCAGGACGGCGGCGGGAACGCGGGGAGCCGGATCGAATGGAAGAGGAAGGCCTGGCCTTTCAGCGAACGGTGCGATCGGGTTTTTTGGACTTGGCCAAAAAAGATGCGGGGCGAATATTGGTGATTGACGCGCTGCAAAGCATTGACCAGATACAAGCGGCGATCAGGGCCTACATAGGGAACCGGGCTCAGGGGAAAGAATAA
- a CDS encoding YaaR family protein: MKVHSRSDLPTTAAPGEREAIGQAERPPRAFSAELSKNVDDNYRERLAQLLEKINEQGARLSQNPTYSELRSYRNMVRSFVGEAVNRSYLLESRLGWDNRGRQKMYSVIKKIDDEMAMLTEDVRVGQERQLSIMERLGAIRGMLVDLYI, from the coding sequence TTGAAAGTACATTCTCGCAGTGATTTGCCCACTACGGCGGCGCCGGGAGAACGTGAGGCCATCGGGCAGGCCGAACGGCCGCCCAGGGCTTTCAGTGCCGAATTGTCCAAAAATGTGGACGATAATTACCGGGAACGGCTTGCGCAGCTTCTGGAAAAAATCAATGAGCAGGGTGCCAGGCTCAGCCAGAATCCGACCTATTCCGAATTGCGCTCTTACCGCAACATGGTGCGCAGCTTTGTCGGGGAAGCGGTAAACCGGTCATATCTTTTGGAATCGCGTTTGGGCTGGGATAACCGCGGGCGGCAGAAAATGTACAGCGTCATAAAAAAAATTGACGACGAGATGGCGATGCTGACCGAAGACGTGCGCGTGGGACAGGAGCGCCAGTTGTCGATTATGGAGCGGTTGGGCGCTATCCGCGGCATGCTTGTCGATCTATACATATAG
- the holB gene encoding DNA polymerase III subunit delta' has translation MLWEDIIGHKQEKVFLQRLAKAERKPHAFLLNGPAGVGKSLLAHAFAATLMCGGRDAPCGFCPSCRHLAKGSNPDYFVLRPELKDPQKAPLEFRDGIYIDQVRGLLKEAAFAPKMGKKRVAVIDGAHLMTQEAANSLLKFLEEPPPEWAFVLLSTSVEALPPTIVSRTARINARPLTAEEILHYLEVKGIKLPNPRAAAEMAAGSPGQALRYGSEEADRIRERALDFVRAALSDDYLRTAPLVEKIKKEDAVLLCEFIALFLRDAWRVKFAGGDGVCNMDKREEIGRLFSGRDLRALKKILRRTEETLAALKKSANPQLSMDGLYIFIADTQQGGFCGYGSRSAL, from the coding sequence GTGCTGTGGGAAGACATTATCGGGCATAAACAGGAAAAGGTTTTTTTGCAAAGGTTAGCCAAAGCGGAGCGCAAACCCCACGCGTTTTTGCTTAACGGGCCGGCGGGCGTGGGCAAAAGCCTTCTGGCGCATGCTTTCGCGGCGACGCTTATGTGCGGCGGCCGGGACGCGCCGTGCGGCTTCTGCCCTTCTTGCCGGCATTTGGCCAAAGGCAGCAACCCCGATTATTTTGTTTTGCGGCCGGAGTTGAAAGATCCCCAAAAAGCCCCGCTTGAATTCCGGGACGGCATATACATAGACCAAGTGCGCGGACTGCTCAAAGAAGCCGCTTTCGCGCCCAAAATGGGCAAAAAAAGGGTAGCGGTGATCGATGGGGCGCATCTTATGACGCAGGAGGCCGCCAACAGCCTGCTCAAGTTTCTGGAAGAGCCGCCGCCGGAATGGGCGTTTGTGCTGCTGTCCACGTCGGTTGAAGCGCTGCCGCCGACCATTGTGTCAAGGACGGCCAGAATAAACGCGCGGCCTTTAACGGCGGAGGAAATCCTGCATTATTTAGAGGTGAAGGGCATAAAACTTCCCAACCCTCGCGCAGCGGCGGAAATGGCGGCCGGTTCCCCCGGACAGGCTTTGCGTTACGGCAGCGAGGAAGCGGACAGGATTAGGGAGCGGGCGCTGGATTTTGTCCGTGCCGCCCTATCTGACGACTATTTGCGGACAGCGCCGCTGGTAGAGAAGATAAAAAAGGAAGACGCGGTTTTGCTTTGCGAATTTATCGCTTTGTTTTTGCGCGATGCCTGGCGGGTGAAATTCGCCGGCGGTGACGGAGTCTGTAACATGGACAAACGGGAAGAAATCGGGCGGCTGTTTTCCGGCCGGGACTTGCGCGCCCTTAAAAAAATTTTGCGCCGCACGGAAGAAACTTTGGCGGCTTTGAAGAAGTCGGCCAATCCCCAATTGTCGATGGATGGTCTGTACATTTTTATCGCAGATACGCAACAAGGAGGATTTTGTGGTTACGGTAGTAGGAGTGCGCTTTAA